A region of Blattabacterium cuenoti STAT DNA encodes the following proteins:
- a CDS encoding porin — protein sequence MKKTKIIFLILFLGFFYPFHSFSEIIKQKKTTEENPHLNVFLDYSSSIDSSIEKETYRGTNFCESNLKLDVMGKVNDKISYHFAKQLLKEKEDDEWGFLKSEENSKSIIDLAYLKYKWNDKLYFLFGKQPFAFGSMEFNPACGEHIYRYPYVQKSNKESSIGFSFIFIPKKDHELQFQVVNGMNKKEDNVNREINHPIGYSLNWNWNLNNDDDDQIMKNRWSYSIFQENEKRRFWKLLALGSQINCNPVSIEANYIFSDEDLEKNGDLTKILRILNRNYYYYPSVTYGTYSVKLKYNFIPKWNLIAKGAYEIGTSKKGGFNDILEENKLFKKAYVYYGGIEFSPIIKNEDLSFYLAYQNQRINYNLDKIKKENRNDHLIILGLSYRIKII from the coding sequence ATGAAAAAAACAAAAATTATTTTTTTGATTCTTTTTTTAGGATTTTTTTATCCTTTTCATAGTTTTTCAGAAATTATAAAACAAAAAAAAACAACAGAGGAAAATCCTCACTTGAATGTGTTTTTAGATTATTCTAGTAGTATTGATTCTTCAATAGAAAAAGAAACTTATAGAGGAACTAACTTTTGCGAAAGTAATTTAAAATTGGATGTAATGGGAAAGGTAAATGATAAAATCAGTTATCATTTTGCAAAACAGTTATTGAAAGAGAAAGAAGATGATGAATGGGGCTTTTTGAAAAGCGAAGAAAATTCAAAATCTATTATAGATTTAGCTTATTTAAAATATAAGTGGAATGATAAACTCTATTTTTTGTTTGGTAAACAACCTTTCGCTTTTGGTAGTATGGAATTTAATCCTGCTTGTGGAGAACATATATACCGTTATCCATATGTACAAAAAAGCAATAAGGAATCTTCTATTGGGTTCAGTTTTATTTTTATTCCTAAAAAAGATCATGAGTTACAATTTCAAGTTGTCAATGGAATGAATAAAAAAGAAGATAACGTGAATCGAGAAATCAATCATCCTATAGGATATTCTTTAAATTGGAATTGGAACCTGAATAATGATGATGATGATCAAATCATGAAAAATAGATGGTCTTATTCTATTTTCCAAGAAAATGAAAAAAGAAGATTCTGGAAATTATTAGCTTTAGGTAGCCAAATAAACTGTAACCCTGTTTCTATAGAAGCAAACTATATATTTAGTGATGAAGATCTAGAAAAAAATGGGGATTTGACAAAAATTTTAAGAATTTTGAATAGGAATTATTATTATTATCCTTCTGTAACATATGGAACTTATTCAGTAAAATTAAAATACAATTTTATCCCAAAATGGAATTTAATTGCTAAAGGAGCATATGAAATAGGGACTTCTAAAAAAGGAGGATTTAATGATATTTTAGAAGAAAACAAGTTGTTTAAAAAAGCATATGTTTATTATGGAGGAATAGAATTTTCTCCTATCATAAAAAATGAGGATCTTAGTTTTTATTTAGCATATCAAAACCAAAGAATTAATTATAATTTAGATAAAATTAAAAAGGAAAATAGGAATGATCATTTAATTATTTTAGGATTGAGTTATCGTATTAAAATAATTTAA
- a CDS encoding 5'-3' exonuclease, producing the protein MNNNKKLFLIDAYPLIYQSYYAYKHHPLFTSKGFNTSPIINFTYFLINTLNNEKPSYMATIFDPSKGISFRKKKYEKYKAHRKKTPEAICKAIPYIIKILKTFQVSFFYAPNGYEADDFIGTIAKKAEKKGYIIYIITLDKDFFQLITENIKVYIPPFKGNPKKILGIEEIKKKFEVNHPKQVIDLWSMMGDPSDNIPGLPGVGKINAIKFIKKYGSIEKLLNSTYDINGKIQKNIEENKDLGILSKKLVTIVTNIPFFSFHEENFFVKKPNWDSIKKIFGELEFLKLLKKAHEYFQYKTKE; encoded by the coding sequence ATGAATAATAATAAAAAATTATTTTTAATTGACGCATATCCCCTTATTTATCAGAGTTATTATGCTTATAAACATCATCCACTTTTCACTTCTAAAGGATTCAATACTTCACCTATCATAAATTTCACATATTTTTTAATAAATACATTAAATAATGAAAAACCATCTTATATGGCTACTATTTTTGATCCTAGTAAAGGAATTTCTTTTAGAAAGAAAAAATATGAAAAATATAAAGCGCATAGAAAAAAAACGCCAGAAGCTATTTGTAAAGCAATTCCTTATATTATAAAAATTTTAAAAACTTTTCAAGTTTCTTTTTTTTACGCTCCTAACGGATATGAGGCCGATGATTTTATAGGAACAATAGCTAAAAAAGCAGAAAAGAAAGGATACATTATTTACATAATTACTTTAGATAAAGACTTTTTTCAACTGATAACAGAAAATATTAAAGTTTATATCCCCCCTTTTAAAGGAAATCCCAAAAAAATATTAGGAATAGAAGAAATCAAAAAAAAATTTGAAGTAAATCATCCTAAACAAGTTATAGATTTATGGAGTATGATGGGAGATCCTTCTGATAACATTCCAGGATTACCAGGAGTTGGAAAAATAAATGCCATAAAATTTATTAAAAAATATGGAAGCATTGAAAAATTATTAAATTCAACTTATGATATTAACGGAAAAATTCAAAAAAATATTGAAGAAAATAAAGATTTAGGTATTTTATCAAAAAAATTAGTTACTATTGTAACTAATATTCCTTTTTTTTCTTTTCATGAAGAGAATTTTTTTGTAAAAAAACCAAACTGGGATTCCATAAAAAAAATATTCGGTGAACTTGAGTTTCTCAAGTTATTAAAAAAAGCTCATGAATATTTTCAATATAAAACAAAAGAATAA
- a CDS encoding LptF/LptG family permease: MIRLFIAPFLMIYSIIFIIFMIQFFWSQIDELTGKNISIFILIKFIFYFGISILPLVTPIALLLTSIIIFGDFAENQELIAIKSSGISLFRIMIPILGITFILSIGLYLFSDFVIPKAKMKIKQLGYQISLTHPSLKLKEGVFVSLFPNFFIKIDKKSNNNYLHNIFIFFYGKNLLVNTILSQRGVLIPNQKDGSIQLKLMNGVLYSENLNNYKKKQSSYQILEFDTLIQNFKIPIESKIKNLDDDDFYQNLNTKNLIQKINFLKKKNYKKINTYKNKIHLAKLQLELQKKFTFPVTCIIMFFIGAPLGAIIRKGGIGYPTMIALIIFIIYYTLLTITQNKVEKTEISPWIGAWIPNFIFFPISIWMTYKTVMDNFYIIKINN; encoded by the coding sequence ATGATTCGTTTATTTATAGCTCCATTTTTAATGATTTATTCTATAATATTTATCATTTTTATGATACAATTTTTTTGGAGTCAAATAGATGAATTAACAGGTAAAAACATTAGTATTTTCATACTAATAAAATTTATATTTTATTTCGGAATATCTATTTTACCATTAGTAACCCCCATAGCTTTATTATTAACTTCTATTATAATATTTGGTGATTTTGCAGAAAATCAAGAATTGATCGCTATAAAATCTTCTGGAATCTCTCTTTTCCGTATTATGATTCCTATTTTAGGGATAACCTTCATTTTATCTATTGGATTATACTTATTCTCAGATTTTGTTATTCCAAAAGCAAAAATGAAAATAAAACAATTAGGATATCAAATATCGTTAACTCATCCATCTTTAAAATTAAAGGAAGGGGTTTTTGTAAGTCTATTCCCAAATTTTTTCATAAAAATAGATAAAAAATCAAATAATAATTATTTACATAATATATTTATTTTTTTTTATGGAAAAAATTTACTTGTCAATACAATTCTTTCTCAAAGAGGAGTTTTAATTCCAAATCAAAAAGATGGATCAATTCAATTGAAATTAATGAATGGAGTTTTATATAGTGAAAATTTGAATAACTACAAAAAAAAACAATCCTCTTATCAAATTTTAGAATTTGATACTTTAATTCAAAATTTTAAAATTCCTATAGAATCCAAAATAAAAAATTTAGATGACGATGATTTCTACCAAAACCTAAATACAAAAAATCTTATTCAAAAAATTAATTTTTTAAAGAAAAAAAATTATAAAAAAATCAATACATACAAAAATAAAATACACTTAGCCAAACTTCAATTAGAATTACAAAAAAAATTTACATTTCCAGTAACATGTATTATAATGTTTTTTATTGGAGCACCATTAGGTGCTATTATTAGAAAAGGAGGAATAGGTTATCCTACTATGATAGCACTGATTATATTTATCATTTATTATACTTTACTAACCATCACTCAAAATAAAGTAGAAAAAACTGAAATAAGTCCATGGATAGGAGCTTGGATTCCAAATTTTATTTTTTTTCCAATAAGTATATGGATGACTTATAAAACTGTAATGGATAATTTTTATATTATAAAAATAAATAATTAA
- the metG gene encoding methionine--tRNA ligase: MKKLNKYTVTAALPYANGPIHIGHLAGVYFPADVFVRYLRRKKIDVIFICGSDEHGVPIAMQAKKEKKTPKEIVNKYHYMIKGCFNDFGIEFDHYSRTSTKIHHEISTSFFKKLHEKKKIFEKVSEQYYDQKAKQFLADRYISGTCPHCKNEEAYGDQCESCGISLNPEDLINPKSTISGSFPILKKTKHWYFPLNQYQEFLEKWILHKKNWKVNVYGQAKSWLTQGLKSRAITRDLNWGIPVPKYKGKVLYVWFEAPIGYISSTIEWARKKKIDWKPYWKDERTKLIQFIGKDNIVFHCIIFPVTLKAYNSGYILPDQILANEFLHLENKKISTSKNWAVWGHEYLKDFPNQQDSLRYILISNMPEKKDNNFNWKDFQRKNNTELVAVLGNFVNRSLTLIQKYNKGIVPVPEMLSIKDKKILKKIKNYPKHIGKLIESYRFRESLACFMDLARLGNKYLTEEEPWNKKIKKRVNTILYVSLQIVGVLAQLSEPFLPYTAKKILSMLRLKIFFWNKIKNIEEILCPGHVLEKPTFLFKKIKNESIEKQMKKLEKKFLKK; this comes from the coding sequence ATGAAAAAGTTAAATAAATATACAGTCACGGCTGCTTTACCATATGCGAATGGACCAATTCATATTGGCCATTTAGCTGGAGTTTATTTTCCTGCAGATGTTTTCGTTCGTTATCTAAGACGAAAGAAGATCGATGTTATTTTTATATGTGGATCGGATGAACATGGAGTTCCGATTGCTATGCAAGCTAAAAAAGAAAAAAAAACTCCTAAAGAAATAGTAAATAAGTATCATTATATGATTAAAGGTTGTTTTAATGATTTTGGAATAGAATTTGATCATTATTCCAGAACTTCTACAAAAATTCATCATGAAATTTCTACTTCTTTTTTTAAAAAACTTCATGAAAAAAAAAAGATCTTCGAAAAAGTATCTGAACAATATTATGACCAAAAAGCTAAACAATTTCTAGCGGATAGGTATATATCTGGAACATGTCCTCATTGCAAAAATGAAGAAGCTTATGGAGATCAATGCGAAAGTTGTGGAATTTCGTTAAATCCTGAAGATTTAATAAACCCAAAATCTACTATAAGTGGAAGTTTTCCTATTTTAAAAAAAACTAAACATTGGTATTTTCCTTTAAATCAATATCAAGAATTTTTAGAAAAATGGATTTTACATAAAAAAAATTGGAAAGTAAATGTATATGGACAAGCAAAATCTTGGTTAACCCAAGGATTAAAATCTCGTGCTATCACAAGAGATTTGAATTGGGGGATTCCTGTTCCTAAATATAAAGGAAAAGTTTTATATGTATGGTTTGAAGCTCCTATAGGATATATTTCTTCTACTATAGAGTGGGCTAGAAAAAAAAAAATAGATTGGAAACCTTATTGGAAAGATGAAAGAACAAAATTGATTCAATTTATAGGAAAAGATAATATTGTTTTTCATTGCATTATTTTTCCAGTTACACTTAAAGCATATAATAGTGGATATATTCTTCCAGATCAAATATTGGCTAATGAATTTCTTCATCTAGAAAATAAAAAAATATCTACTTCTAAAAATTGGGCAGTATGGGGACATGAATATTTAAAAGATTTTCCAAATCAACAGGATTCACTTCGCTATATTCTTATATCTAATATGCCTGAAAAAAAAGATAATAATTTTAATTGGAAAGATTTTCAAAGAAAAAATAATACGGAATTAGTTGCTGTATTAGGAAATTTTGTAAATAGAAGTCTAACTCTGATCCAAAAATATAATAAAGGAATAGTTCCGGTTCCTGAAATGTTATCTATAAAGGATAAAAAAATTTTAAAAAAAATTAAAAATTACCCAAAACATATAGGAAAATTAATTGAATCCTATCGATTTAGAGAATCCTTAGCATGTTTTATGGATTTAGCTAGACTAGGAAACAAATATTTAACAGAGGAAGAACCTTGGAATAAAAAAATAAAAAAACGTGTGAATACGATACTTTATGTATCGTTACAAATTGTTGGGGTATTAGCTCAATTATCTGAACCTTTTCTTCCATATACGGCAAAAAAAATATTAAGTATGCTTCGTTTGAAAATTTTTTTTTGGAATAAAATAAAAAACATAGAAGAAATTTTATGTCCAGGACATGTATTAGAAAAACCCACATTCTTATTTAAAAAAATAAAAAACGAAAGTATTGAAAAACAAATGAAAAAATTAGAAAAAAAGTTTTTAAAAAAATAA
- the ribB gene encoding 3,4-dihydroxy-2-butanone-4-phosphate synthase, translating into MIDMVFDLNEIEEAIQDIKNGKIIIVVDDKNRENEGDFIVAAEKITPKIVNFLITHGRGLVCVSLTEEKCDQLKLQMMVKNNTDPRKTAFTVSVDLRGNGVSTGISASDRAKTIFALVNEINPYSFNKPGHIFPLRAKKGGVLERAGHTEAAVDLTKIAGCIPGGVLVEILNKNGSMARLPQLIQISKKLHIKIISIEDLIKYKKNIKNEYGLDGI; encoded by the coding sequence ATGATAGATATGGTTTTTGATTTGAATGAAATTGAAGAGGCCATACAGGATATCAAAAATGGAAAAATTATTATCGTAGTTGATGATAAAAATCGTGAAAATGAAGGAGATTTTATAGTAGCTGCTGAAAAAATTACTCCTAAAATTGTCAATTTTCTTATTACTCATGGTAGAGGATTAGTTTGTGTTTCCTTGACGGAAGAAAAATGTGATCAATTAAAACTTCAAATGATGGTAAAAAATAATACAGATCCTAGAAAAACGGCTTTCACCGTATCCGTAGATTTACGAGGTAATGGCGTTAGTACTGGTATTTCGGCTTCAGATAGAGCAAAAACCATTTTTGCTCTAGTTAATGAAATCAATCCATATTCATTCAACAAACCAGGACATATATTTCCTCTACGTGCGAAAAAAGGAGGTGTCTTAGAAAGAGCTGGACATACAGAAGCTGCTGTTGATCTAACTAAAATAGCAGGATGTATTCCTGGAGGAGTTTTAGTAGAAATCCTAAATAAAAATGGATCTATGGCGCGTTTACCACAACTGATTCAGATTTCCAAAAAACTTCATATAAAAATCATATCCATAGAGGATCTTATTAAATATAAAAAAAACATAAAAAATGAATACGGTCTGGACGGGATTTGA
- a CDS encoding DNA translocase FtsK 4TM domain-containing protein, with translation MYRNTIKKIKKEKKTIKTIFGFFLLGNSIFLFLSFFSFLSHWENDQSQLEKLFDKEIVAENLLGIMGATVAHYFIHCGIGVSAFFIPIFLFFTGLKILFMKKNFFNNFYKSIIYKFLFFIVWLPIFFYVFFPDQGILSGIFGFEIGNYSIHLFGKVGLYMLLFTSIIFYWIIIFRINTSTIKNGMKKKIQNINKKIDTTLQLCNFFNTRIINNPNMDPSFCNKEKNIIYSIFSKKKEDFSSTDLKIDLESNKKKIVQILNYYNIEICEIKANIGPTITLYEIYPKVGTRISKIKSIKNEIALNLSALSIRIIAPIPGKGSIGIEIPNYKRYPVYMKDILFSEESNKKSHKMELPISLGKTVYNEILIVDLAKMPHLLIAGSTGQGKSVGLNVMIVFLLYKKHPKDIKFILIDPKKVELSIYKKISKSYFATLPNSMEPIITDLHETKNILNSLCKEMDQRYAILEKHKVRNIKEYNNVVKKYNKYHLPYIILIIDEFADLNMNHKKKQIEIYITRLAQLARAVGIHLIISTQRPSVNVITGLIKSNFTARIAFRVSSKIDSRTILDCAGAEQLIGKGDMLFSNRNELIRLQCPFMELSDINKIVDFYGKKNQKNEYFFLPEPDIIINENK, from the coding sequence ATGTACAGAAATACAATCAAAAAAATAAAAAAAGAAAAAAAAACTATCAAAACTATTTTTGGATTTTTTTTATTAGGAAATAGTATTTTCTTGTTTCTAAGTTTTTTTTCTTTTCTTTCTCATTGGGAGAATGATCAAAGTCAACTAGAAAAACTTTTCGATAAAGAAATTGTAGCAGAAAATTTACTTGGAATAATGGGAGCTACCGTTGCTCACTATTTTATTCACTGTGGAATAGGAGTTAGCGCTTTTTTTATTCCTATATTTTTGTTTTTTACAGGATTAAAAATCCTTTTTATGAAAAAAAATTTTTTCAATAATTTTTACAAGTCCATAATTTATAAATTCCTATTTTTTATCGTATGGCTTCCCATATTTTTTTATGTTTTTTTTCCTGATCAAGGAATACTAAGTGGAATTTTTGGATTTGAAATAGGAAATTACTCGATTCATTTATTTGGAAAAGTAGGATTATATATGCTTCTTTTTACGAGTATCATTTTTTACTGGATTATCATTTTTCGTATCAATACTTCAACCATAAAAAATGGAATGAAAAAAAAAATCCAAAATATTAACAAAAAAATAGATACAACATTACAATTATGTAATTTTTTCAATACAAGAATTATAAATAATCCAAATATGGATCCTTCTTTTTGCAATAAAGAAAAAAATATTATTTATTCTATTTTTTCTAAAAAAAAGGAAGATTTTTCATCCACTGACTTGAAAATAGATTTAGAATCTAATAAAAAAAAAATAGTTCAAATCCTGAACTATTACAATATAGAAATATGTGAAATAAAAGCAAATATAGGCCCTACTATTACTTTATATGAAATCTATCCTAAAGTAGGAACACGTATTTCCAAAATCAAGAGCATAAAAAATGAGATTGCCTTAAATTTATCCGCTTTATCCATAAGAATTATAGCACCTATACCTGGAAAAGGATCCATTGGAATCGAAATTCCAAATTATAAACGCTATCCTGTTTATATGAAAGACATTTTATTTTCAGAAGAAAGTAATAAAAAAAGTCATAAAATGGAACTTCCCATTTCTTTAGGAAAAACAGTGTATAATGAGATTTTGATTGTAGATTTAGCAAAAATGCCTCATTTACTTATAGCAGGATCAACAGGACAAGGAAAATCCGTAGGATTAAATGTTATGATTGTTTTTCTATTGTATAAAAAACATCCAAAAGATATCAAGTTTATTTTGATTGATCCAAAAAAAGTAGAATTATCAATATATAAAAAGATTTCAAAATCTTATTTTGCTACACTTCCCAATTCTATGGAACCCATTATTACAGATTTACATGAAACAAAAAACATATTAAATTCTTTATGTAAAGAAATGGATCAAAGATATGCTATTTTAGAAAAACATAAGGTTAGAAATATTAAAGAGTATAATAATGTTGTAAAAAAATACAATAAATATCACTTACCTTATATCATATTAATTATTGATGAATTTGCAGATTTAAATATGAATCATAAAAAAAAACAAATAGAGATTTATATAACCCGGTTAGCACAACTCGCTCGTGCTGTTGGGATTCATTTGATTATATCAACACAACGTCCATCAGTAAATGTAATCACAGGATTAATAAAATCAAATTTTACTGCAAGAATTGCATTTAGAGTAAGTTCTAAAATAGATTCTAGAACGATATTAGATTGCGCAGGTGCTGAACAATTAATAGGAAAAGGAGATATGTTGTTTTCTAATAGAAATGAATTAATACGATTGCAATGTCCATTCATGGAATTATCAGACATTAATAAAATTGTTGACTTTTATGGAAAAAAAAATCAAAAAAATGAGTATTTTTTTTTGCCAGAACCGGATATAATAATCAATGAAAATAAATAA